In Brachionichthys hirsutus isolate HB-005 unplaced genomic scaffold, CSIRO-AGI_Bhir_v1 contig_957, whole genome shotgun sequence, the following are encoded in one genomic region:
- the LOC137917027 gene encoding myosin heavy chain, fast skeletal muscle-like, protein MRDEKLASLVTMTQALCRGYVMRKAYIKMTERRESIYSIQYNVRSFMNVKNWPWLKLYFKIKPLLKSAETEKELQQMKENYDKMKSDLATALTKKKELEEKMVSLLQEKNDLQLQVASEGENLSDSEERCEGLIKSKIQLEAKLKETTERLEDEEEINAELTAKKRKLEDECSELKKDIDDLELTLAKVEKEKHATENKVKNLTEEMASQDESIAKLTKEKKALQEAHQQTLDDLQAEEDKVNTLTKAKTKLEQQVDDLEGSLEQEKKLRMDLERAKRKLEGDLKLAQESIMDLENDKQQSDEKIKKKDFETSQLLSKIEDEQSLGAQLQKKIKELQARIEELEEEIEAERAARAKVEKQRADLSRELEEISERLEEAGGATASQIEMNKKREAEFQKLRRDLEESTLQHESTASALRKKQADSVAELGEQIDNLQRVKQKLEKEKSEYRMEIDDLSSNMEAVAKAKGNLEKMCRTLEDQLSELKSKNDENVRQLNDINAQRARLQTENGEFSRQLEEREALVSQLTRGKQAFTQQIEELKRHVEEEVKSKNALAHAVQSSRHDCDLLREQFEEEQEAKAELQRGMSKANSEVAQWRSKYETDAIQRTEELEDAKKKLAQRLQDAEESIEAVNSKCASLEKTKQRLQGEVEDLMIDVERANSLAANLDKKQRNFDKILAEWKQKYEEGQAELEGAQKEARSLSTELFKMKNSYEEALDQLETLKRENKNLQQEISDLTEQIGETGKTVHELEKSKKIVETEKSEIQAALEEAEGTLEHEEAKILRVQLELNQVKGEIDRKLAEKDEEMEQIKRNSQRVIDSMQSTLDSEVRSRNDALRIKKKMEGDLNEMEIQLSHANRQAAESQKQLRNVQGQLKDAQLHLDDALRGQEDMKEQVAMVERRNGLMMAEIEELRVALEQTERGRKVAEQELVDASERVGLLHSQNTSLMNTKKKLEADLVQVQGEVDDSVQEARNAEDKAKKAITDAAMMAEELKKEQDTSAHLERMKKNLEVTVKDLQHRLDEAENLAMKGGKKQLQKLESRVRELETEVEAEQRRGADAVKGVRKYERRVKELTYQTEEDKKNGIRLQDLVDKLQLKVKAYKRQAEDAEEQANTHMSRVRKVQHELEEAQERADIAESQVNKLRAKSREAGKGSDSAE, encoded by the exons ATGAGAGATGAGAAACTGGCTAGCCTGGTGACAATGACTCAGGCTCTCTGCAGAGGATATGTCATGAGGAAGGCGTATATTAAGATGACGGAGAGGAG GGAATCGATATACAGCATCCAGTACAATGTCCGTTCATTCATGAATGTGAAGAACTGGCCGTGGCTGAAACTGTACTTCAAGATCAAGCCTCTTCTGAAGAGTGCCGAGACtgagaaggagctgcagcagatgaaggagaACTATGATAAAATGAAATCAGACCTGGCAACTGCTTTGACCAAGAAGAAGGAATTGGAAGAGAAGATGGTTTCCCTGCTGCAGGAAAAGAATGACCTGCAACTCCAAGTGGCATCA GAAGGAGAGAACCTCTCTGATTCAGAGGAAAGGTGTGAAGGGCTCATTAAGAGCAAGATCCAGCTTGAAGCCAAACTCAAAGAGACAACCGAGAgactggaggatgaagaggaaattAATGCCGAGCTCACCGCCaagaagaggaagctggaggatGAATGCTCTGAGCTGAAGAAAGACATTGATGACTTGGAGCTTACCTTGGCTAaagtggagaaggagaagcatgCCACAGAAAACAAG GTGAAAAACCTGACAGAGGAAATGGCGTCTCAAGATGAGTCTATTGCCAAGTTGACCAAGGAGAAGAAAGCCCTCCAAGAGGCCCACCAGCAAACACTTGATGATCTGCaggcagaggaagacaaagtcaACACTCTGACCAAGGCCAAGACCAAGCTGGAACAGCAAGTGGATGAT CTCGAGGGATCACTGGAACAAGAGAAGAAGCTCCGCATGGACCTTGAGAGAGCCAAGAGGAAGCTTGAGGGAGATTTGAAATTGGCCCAGGAATCCATAATGGATCTGGAGAATGACAAGCAGCAATCTGATGAGAAAATCAAGAA GAAAGACTTTGAGACCAGCCAGCTCCTCAGCAAGATTGAGGATGAACAGTCTCTTGGTGCTCAGCTTCAGAAGAAGATCAAGGAGCTCCAG GCTCGTattgaggagctggaggaagagatcGAGGCTGAGAGGGCAGCTCGGGCAAAGGTTGAGAAGCAGAGGGCTGACCTCTCCAGGGAGCTCGAGGAAATCAGCGAGCGGCTAGAGGAAGCCGGTGGAGCGACAGCTTCCCAGATTGAGATGAACAAGAAGCGCGAGGCTGAGTTCCAGAAGCTGCGTCGTGATCTTGAGGAGTCCACCCTGCAGCACGAGTCGACAGCGTCTGCGCTCCGTAAGAAGCAGGCCGACAGTGTGGCAGAGCTGGGAGAGCAGATCGACAACCTCCAGCGCGTCAAGcagaagctggagaaggagaagagcgAGTATAGGATGGAGATCGATGACCTCTCCAGCAACATGGAGGCTGTCGCCAAAGCCAAG GGCAACTTGGAGAAAATGTGCAGAACCCTTGAGGACCAGTTGAGTGAACTCAAATCCAAAAACGATGAAAATGTCCGTCAGTTGAATGACATTAATGCACAGAGGGCCAGGCTGCAGACAGAGAATG GTGAGTTTTCTCGCCAGCTTGAGGAGAGGGAAGCGCTTGTTTCCCAGTTGACCAGAGGCAAACAGGCTTTTACTCAGCAGATCGAGGAGCTGAAGCGACACGTTGAGGAGGAAGTGAAG TCCAAGAACGCCCTGGCCCATGCTGTCCAGTCGTCCCGCCACGACTGTGATCTGCTCAGAGAGCAgtttgaggaggagcaggaggccaaggctgagctgcagcgtggAATGTCCAAGGCCAACAGTGAGGTGGCTCAGTGGAGATCCAAATATGAGACTGATGCTATTCAGCGTActgaggagctggaggatgCAAA GAAGAAGCTGGCCCAGCGTCTGCAGGATGCTGAGGAATCCATCGAGGCGGTGAACTCCAAGTGTGCCTCTTTGGAGAAGACCAAGCAGAGGCTGCAGGGCGAGGTGGAGGACCTCATGATTGATGTGGAGAGAGCCAATTCTCTGGCTGCCAACCTGGACAAGAAGCAGAGGAACTTTGACAAA ATCCTTGCAGAGTGGAAACAGAAGTATGAGGAGGGCCAGGCAGAACTGGAAGGAGCTCAGAAGGAGGCTCGTTCTCTCAGCACTGAGCTGTTCAAGATGAAGAACTCCTATGAAGAGGCTCTGGATCAACTGGAGACcttaaagagagaaaacaagaaCCTGCAGC AGGAGATCTCAGACCTGACTGAACAGATTGGCGAGACTGGAAAGACGGTCCATGAGCTGGAAAAATCCAAGAAGATTGTGGAGACTGAGAAATCTGAAATCCAGGCAGCACTGGAGGAAGCTGAG GGTACCCTGGAGCACGAGGAGGCCAAGATTCTCCGTGTACAACTTGAGCTCAACCAGGTCAAAGGTGAGATTGACAGGAAGCTGGCCgagaaggatgaggagatggagcagaTCAAGAGGAACAGCCAGAGAGTGATTGACTCCATGCAGAGCACTCTGGATTCTGAGGTCAGGAGCAGGAATGATGCCCTGAGAATTAAAAAGAAGATGGAGGGAGACCTGAATGAGATGGAGATTCAGCTGAGCCATGCCAATAGGCAGGCTGCTGAGTCCCAGAAGCAGCTGAGGAATGTCCAGGGACAACTCAAG GATGCCCAACTGCACCTTGATGATGCACTCCGAGGGCAAGAAGACATGAAGGAGCAGGTCGCCATGGTGGAGCGCAGAAATGGTCTGATGATGGCTGAGATTGAGGAGCTGAGAGTTGCTCTGGAACAGACAGAGCGAGGACGTAAAGTGGCCGAGCAGGAGTTGGTTGATGCGAGTGAGCGTGTCGGACTCCTTCACTCTCAG AACACCAGTCTCATGAACACCAAGAAGAAGCTGGAAGCTGACCTTGTCCAGGTTCAAGGTGAAGTGGATGACTCAGTCCAGGAAGCGAGGAATGCCGAAGACAAGGCCAAAAAGGCTATAACTGAT gctGCCATGATGGCTGAGGAACTGAAGAAGGAGCAGGACACCAGTGCTCAcctggagaggatgaagaagaacctGGAGGTCACAGTCAAGGACCTGCAGCACCGTCTGGATGAGGCTGAGAATCTCGCCATGAAGGGTGGCAAGAAGCAGCTCCAGAAACTGGAGTCCAGG GTGCGtgagctggagactgaagtCGAGGCTGAGCAGAGGCGAGGAGCTGATGCTGTTAAAGGTGTCCGCAAATACGAGAGGAGAGTGAAGGAGCTGACCTACCAG ACtgaggaggacaagaagaaTGGAATCAGACTCCAGGACCTGGTGGACAAACTGCAGCTCAAAGTCAAGGCTTACAAAAGACAGGCTGAGGATGCT gaggagcaggccaACACTCACATGTCCAGGGTCAGGAAGGTTCAGCATGAGCTGGAGGAGGCTCAGGAGCGTGCTGACATCGCCGAGTCGCAGGTCAACAAGCTGAGAGCCAAGAGCCGAGAAGCCGGAAAG GGAAGTGACTCCGCTGAGTAA